From Brassica oleracea var. oleracea cultivar TO1000 chromosome C3, BOL, whole genome shotgun sequence, a single genomic window includes:
- the LOC106334918 gene encoding guanine nucleotide-binding protein subunit beta-like produces MSVSELKERHAAATETVNNLRDRLIQRRLQLLDTDVAKYTAAQGRSPVKFGATDLVCCRTLQGHTGKVHSLDWTLESNRIVSASQDGRLIVWNALTSQKTHAIKLPCAWVMTCAFSPNGQTVACGGLLDSVCSIFSLSSTADKDGTVPVSRMLSGHKGYVSCCRYVPNDDAHLITSSGDQTCVLWDVTTGLKISVFGGEFQSGHTADVLSVSISESNPTRFITGSCDTTARLWDTRDASRAVGTFHGHKGDVNTVKFFPDGHRFGTGSEDGTCRLYDIRTGHQLQVYQPQGDGESLPVTSIAFSASGRLLFAGYANNNTCYVWDTFLGEVVLDLGELQDSHKNRISCLGMSADGSALCTGSWDSNLKIWAFGGHRRVI; encoded by the exons ATGTCTGTCTCCGAGCTCAAAGAGCGCCACGCCGCCGCAACAGAGACCGTTAATAACCTCCGTGACAGACTTATACAGAGACGCCTCCAGCTACTCGACACCGATG TGGCCAAGTACACGGCGGCTCAAGGTCGTTCTCCGGTGAAATTCGGAGCGACGGATCTAGTTTGTTGCCGTACTCTTCAAGGACACACGGGGAAG GTTCATTCATTAGACTGGACACTGGAGAGTAACCGGATCGTCAGTGCATCTCAAGACGGTAGATTAATAGTATGGAACGCTCTAACGAGTCAGAAAACTCACGCTATTAAACTCCCTTGTGCATGGGTTATGACATGTGCCTTCTCTCCGAATGGTCAGACTGTTGCGTGTGGTGGGTTGTTGGACAGTGTTTGTTCTATCTTTAGTCTTAGCTCGACCGCAGACAAAGACGGAACTGTACCGGTTTCGAGAATGCTCAGTGGTCACAAGGGTTATGTTTCGTGCTGTCGGTATGTCCCAAATGATGATGCTCATCTGATTACCAGTTCAGGTGATCAGACATGCGTCTTGTGGGATGTTACTACTGGTCTTAAAATTTCTGTCTTTGGCGGCGAGTTTCAGTCTGGACATACTGCTGATGTACTAAG CGTCTCAATCAGTGAATCAAACCCAACTCGGTTCATAACTGGTTCATGTGATACCACTGCACGCTTGTGGGACACTCGCGATGCAAGCAGAGCAGTGGGGACGTTTCATGGGCACAAGGGAGATGTGAATACTGTCAAGTTCTTTCCGGATGGGCATAGATTTGGGACTGGATCAGAAGATGGAACATGCAGGTTGTATGACATTAGGACTGGTCATCAACTCCAGGTGTACCAGCCACAAGGTGATGGTGAGAGCCTGCCTGTGACCTCCATCGCATTCTCTGCCTCGGGGAGGCTTCTTTTCGCTGGCTATGCTAATAACAACACCTGCTACGTTTGGGATACTTTCTTGGGAGAG GTTGTATTGGATTTGGGGGAGCTTCAGGATTCACACAAGAATCGGATAAGCTGTTTGGGGATGTCAGCAGATGGAAGTGCCTTGTGTACGGGAAGTTGGGATTCAAATCTTAAG ATATGGGCGTTTGGAGGGCACAGGAGAGTGATATGA
- the LOC106334917 gene encoding coatomer subunit gamma-like: MAQPFVKKDDDHDDEMEYSPFMGIEKGAVLQEARVFNDAQVDPRRCSQVITKLLYLLNQGESFTKVEATEVFFSVTKLFQSKDTGLRRMVYLIIKELSPSSDEVIIVTSSLMKDMNSKIDMYRANAIRVLCRIIDGTLLTQIERYLKQAIVDKNPVVSSAALVSGLHLLRTNPEIVKRWSNEVQEGVQSRSALVQFHALALLHQIRQNDRLAVSKLVGSLTRGSVRSPLAQCLLIRYTSQVIRDMSNHGQSGERPFYEFLESCLRHKAEMVILEAARAITELDGVTSRELTPAITVLQLFLSSPKPVLRFAAVRTLNKVSMTHPMAVTNCNIDMESLISDQNRSIATLAITTLLKTGNESSVERLMKQITNFMSDIADEFKIVVVDAIRSLCVKFPLKYRSLMTFLSNILREEGGFEYKRAIVDSIVTIIRDIPDAKEGGLLHLCEFIEDCEFTYLSTQILHFLGIEGPKTSDPSKYIRYIYNRVHLENATVRAAAVSTLAKFGFMVESLKPRITVLLKRCIYDSDDEVRDRATLFLSVLGGDGTLDADKDSKEFMFGSLEAPLANMETSLKNYDPSEEAFDINSVPKEVKSQPLAEKKAQGKKPTGLGAPPAAPASGFEGYERLLSSIPEFAAFGKLFKSSSPVELTEAETEYAVNVVKHIFDNHVVFQYNCTNTIPEQLLERVNVIVDASEAEEFSEVASKALNSLPYDSPGQAFVAFEKPAGVPAVGKFSNTLTFVVKEVDPSTGEAEDDGVEDEYQLEDLEVVSADYMVKVSVSNFRNAWESMNEEDEHVDEYGLGQRESLGEAIKAVIDLLGMQPCEGTETVPSNARSHTCLLSGVYIGNVKVLVRAQFGMDSSKEIAMKLAVRAEDASVAEAIHEIVANG; encoded by the exons ATGGCGCAACCTTTCGTTAAGAAAGACGACGATCACGACGATGAGA TGGAGTATTCACCATTCATGGGAATAGAGAAGGGAGCGGTTCTTCAAGAAGCGAGAGTCTTTAATGACGCTCAGGTTGATCCTAGAAGATGCTCCCAGGTCATCACCAAGCTCCTTTATTTGCTTAACCAAGGAGAGTCTTTCACCAAG GTTGAAGCAACGGAAGTGTTCTTTTCAGTTACAAAGCTTTTCCAATCAAAAGACACTGGCTTGAGGAGAATGGTCTACTTGATCATTAAGGAGTTATCTCCATCATCTGATGAG GTTATTATTGTAACGAGCTCACTTATGAAGGACATGAACAGTAAGATTGATATGTATCGTGCAAATGCTATCCGTGTCCTCTGCCGGATTATTGACGGGACCCTTCTCACTCAGATTGAGCGGTACTTGAAACAAGCCATTGTGGATAAGAATCCCGTTGTTTCAAGTGCTGCTTTAGTCAGTGGGCTTCACTTGCTAAGG ACAAACCCTGAAATTGTTAAGAGATGGAGCAATGAGGTCCAAGAAGGTGTTCAATCTAGATCAGCCCTCGTTCAGTTTCATGCCCTAGCTTTGCTCCATCAG ATACGCCAAAATGATCGCTTGGCTGTTAGCAAGTTGGTTGGTAGCTTGACCAGGGGATCTGTTCGCTCTCCCTTGGCTCAGTGTCTTTTGATACGCTACACCAGTCAG GTTATCCGTGACATGTCCAACCACGGTCAATCTGGAGAACGTCCGTTCTATGAGTTTCTGGAGAGTTGCCTGCGCCATAAGGCAGAAATGGTGATCCTTGAGGCTGCCAGGGCGATCACTGAGCTTGATGGTGTTACAAGCCGAGAATTGACTCCAGCAATCACTGTTCTCCAGCTCTTTTTGAGTTCTCCCAAACCAGTGTTGAGATTTGCTGCTGTCCGAACTCTGAACAAG GTTTCAATGACTCATCCTATGGCTGTCACCAACTGTAACATTGATATGGAGAGTTTAATTTCTGACCAGAACAGAAGCATTGCTACACTCGCAATCACCACTCTCCTGAAAACAGGGAACGAATCAAGTGTAGAACGCTTGATGAAGCAGATAACTAATTTTATGTCAGATATTGCTGATGAGTTCAAAATTGTGGTCGTGGACGCAATAAGATCGTTGTGTGTGAAATTCCCACTCAAGTACAGATCCCT GATGACCTTCTTAAGCAACATTCTTAGGGAAGAAGGTGGATTTGAGTATAAAAGAGCAATAGTAGATTCTATTGTGACCATTATCAGAGATATCCCTGATGCGAAGGAAGGTGGATTGCTTCATCTTTGTGAATTCATTGAAGATTGTGAGTTCACATATCTTTCAACACAG ATCCTTCATTTTCTGGGAATCGAAGGGCCCAAAACCTCAGATCCAAGCAAGTATATACGATATATTTATAATCGTGTGCATCTGGAAAATGCCACTGTCCGGGCTGCTGCTGTTTCGACACTAGCAAAGTTTGGGTTTATGGTTGAATCCTTGAAG CCCAGGATTACCGTTCTGCTGAAACGCTGCATCTATGACAGTGATGATGAG GTACGTGATAGAGCAACATTATTTTTGAGCGTCCTTGGTGGTGATGGTACTCTTGACGCTGATAAAGATAGCAAGGAGTTTATGTTTGGTTCCTTGGAGGCTCCTCTGGCCAACATGGAAACTAGTCTGAAGAATTAT GATCCCTCCGAAGAAGCTTTTGATATCAACTCTGTGCCCAAGGAAGTAAAATCTCAGCCCCTTGCAGAGAAGAAAGCCCAAGGTAAAAAGCCCACGGGTCTCGGTGCGCCACCAGCTGCACCTGCTTCTGGTTTTGAAGGCTATGAAAGACTTCTCTCATCTATTCCAGAGTTTGCCGCCTTTGGAAAACTTTTCAAG TCTTCTTCACCTGTGGAGCTAACTGAAGCAGAAACAGAATATGCCGTCAATGTTGTCAAGCATATCTTCGACAATCATGTGGTGTTTCAGTACAACTGCACTAACACAATCCCAGAGCAGTTGTTGGAGAGG GTCAATGTCATAGTAGATGCTTCAGAAGCAGAGGAATTCAGTGAAGTAGCTTCAAAGGCCCTAAACTCACTTCCTTACGATTCGCCTGGTCAAGCCTTTGTTGCTTTTGAGAAGCCAGCAGGTGTCCCCGCTGTTGGAAAGTTTTCCAACACATTGACTTTTGTTGTTAAGGAG GTTGACCCAAGCACAGGAGAAGCAGAGGACGATGGGGTGGAAGATGAGTACCAGCTGGAGGATCTTGAGGTTGTATCTGCAGATTACATGGTGAAAGTGAGTGTCTCCAATTTCAGGAATGCATGGGAAAGCATGAATGAAGAAGACGAGCACGTAGACGAATATGGGCTCGGGCAAAGAGAGAGTTTGGGGGAAGCTATAAAGGCTGTCATCGATCTTCTTGGCATGCAGCCTTGTGAG GGGACGGAGACAGTTCCGAGCAATGCAAGGTCACACACTTGTTTACTGTCAGGTGTGTACATAGGGAACGTGAAAGTGTTAGTGAGGGCACAGTTTGGGATGGACAGCTCAAAGGAGATTGCAATGAAACTGGCGGTTAGAGCAGAGGACGCCTCTGTCGCTGAGGCCATTCACGAGATTGTTGCCAACGGCTAA